GGCAATCCGTGGCTCAAGACGCCCGAGCTTGATCGCCTGCACAGCGACGCCGTGCAGCTCCAGCAGTTCCACGTCGACCCGATGTGCGCGCCGACGCGGGCGGCGCTGATGACGGGCTGCTACTCGGCACGGGCAGGCGTCTGGAGCACGCTGACCGGCCGGTACTTTCTCAATCGCGACCTGCCCACGATGGCCGACGCGTTCAAGGGACGCGGCTACCGCACCGGCATGTTCGGCAAGTGGCATCTCGGCGACTCGGCCGGCTACCTGCCTCACGACCGTGGCTTCGACGACGCTCTCTACCACGGCGGCGGCGTGATTGGCGAAATGCCCGATCACTGGAACAACGACTACTTCAACGCCACGTTCGAACGCAACGGCCAGCCCGAATGCTTCGAAGACACCTACTGCACCGACGTCTGGTTCGACGAGGCGACGCGTTTCATCGAACACCAGACCCGAAACGATCAGCCGTTCTTCTGCTACCTCGCAACCAACGCGCCGCACTCGCCCTACGACGTCCACGAGCACTACGCCCGGCCGTACGTCAATCAGGGCGTGCCGCAGCCGCGGGCGAACTTCTTCGGCATGATCGCCAATCTCGACGAGAACGTCGGCAAGCTGCGCGATCGACTCGATCAGCTCGGCATCGCCGACGACACCATCGTCATCTACCTCGGCGACAACGGCACGGCCTGCGGTGCGACCGTCGACAAGGACGGCTTCGTCAACGACGGCTTCAATGCAGGTCTACGTGGGAAAAAGTGCTGGGCCACCGACGGCGGACACCGCAACCTCTGCCTCATGCAATGGCCCGCCGGCGGCTGGATCGGCGGCAGGGCGATCGGCTCGCTCACCGCACACTTCGATCTGCTGCCGACGCTCGCCGAAGCCTGCGGGCTCGACATCGGCGACGTCGACGGCATCGACATCGCAGGCCTGTTCGATCGCGACGACACACCCGATCGACCGCTGATCGTGCACAATCAGCAACGCGACAATCCCGAAAAATACAAAGACTTCGAGGTCCTCACCCGCGACTGGCGGCTCGTCCAGACCACCGAGTTCGGCCCGGGCTCGCGCGAGTTGACCCACGCCGACGACGACCCAGGCCAACGCGCCAACCTGATTGACGCCGAGCCCGACGTCGCCGGGAAGCTCATGCAGCTCTACGAAGCCTGGTGGGACCGGCTGAGCGACGGCTTCGAGCAAGTCTGGCCGTTTTACCTCGACCGCGACTCGAGCGTCACGATGACCGCCCACGCGTGGCACGGCACGACGCAGCCGACCGGCATCTACGACCAGGATCACTGCCGACTCGGCGTGGTGCAGAACGGCTACTGG
The sequence above is drawn from the Planctomycetota bacterium genome and encodes:
- a CDS encoding arylsulfatase, which gives rise to MPSDRKPPNVVLIVTDDQGYGDFGCTGNPWLKTPELDRLHSDAVQLQQFHVDPMCAPTRAALMTGCYSARAGVWSTLTGRYFLNRDLPTMADAFKGRGYRTGMFGKWHLGDSAGYLPHDRGFDDALYHGGGVIGEMPDHWNNDYFNATFERNGQPECFEDTYCTDVWFDEATRFIEHQTRNDQPFFCYLATNAPHSPYDVHEHYARPYVNQGVPQPRANFFGMIANLDENVGKLRDRLDQLGIADDTIVIYLGDNGTACGATVDKDGFVNDGFNAGLRGKKCWATDGGHRNLCLMQWPAGGWIGGRAIGSLTAHFDLLPTLAEACGLDIGDVDGIDIAGLFDRDDTPDRPLIVHNQQRDNPEKYKDFEVLTRDWRLVQTTEFGPGSRELTHADDDPGQRANLIDAEPDVAGKLMQLYEAWWDRLSDGFEQVWPFYLDRDSSVTMTAHAWHGTTQPTGIYDQDHCRLGVVQNGYWLIDVREPGRFTIELRRWPREADAAITQSVPARTGVPHVSNRPAGVALPIRQATLRIVDDAADTVLLERTTPVDAEQTHVTHAVDLPAGRFRVHSTFTTDDGTERGAYYAYIDPAS